The Sorangiineae bacterium MSr11954 DNA segment CCCAGAACGGCGACCGGCACCCGCAGCTTGGGGGTGAGAAAGCGCATCACCACATCGACATTGATGTGCTTTCCTTGCGCCGTCGCCAAGGATGCGCCGAGCAGCGCGAGCCACAACGTCAAGCGGGTCGCCACCCCGCGCAAGCCCCCGATGAGGGTCAAGGTGGACGCCGATTGCATCCAATTGAGCAGATTCGAACAGTAGCCCGCGCCCCAGTTGGCCCAGGCGCGCGAGAGCACCAACCCTGCGACCACCGCGGCCGTGGTGCCAATCGAATAGCGGCGCTGCGCGGCGGTGTCCGAGTCGCTTTTGGGCTTCAGCGCTTTGTGGGCGATGGTCCCCAGCACCACCGCCCCCACCAGAGCGCGCAGCACCAGACCGGATTTGTCTTCGCCGCCCGCGTATCCGGCGGCCATTCCCTTCAGGAAGATCCAGATACAGAGCGCCACGATCTCACTGACGAGCACCCACGCGCAGAGCCGCGACTCGAATCGCGTCCACACCTTGTCGAGCTTCGCCAGCGGAGCGCCCCAGCCCTGGCGAGATACCGCCGGTGGCGGTGCGGGGTGAGCCACATTTGCGGGAACGAGTTCGGCCGAATCGCTCGCGATGGCTCCGTCGCCGAGGTGCGCGCGGGCGCCGCCGTGGCGAGGCGCATCGCCTTCGGACGGGGTCTCGGATTTCTCCTCGGGCAGCGCCCCATCTCTCTTTTCGTTCTTCTCGTCCATCGAACGAAGCGTAACGGCTTATCGCGTTCGAGAACACAAAACGAAAGAGCCCCACACCAGATGGCATAGGGCTCTTTCGACGGCCGGAGACCTTGTGGGATTATTTGCCCGCCGCTTCGACCTGCGCCATGAGGCTCGCGTCGAAGGGATTGCCTTTCAACTTGTTCTTGGTCTCGTTCGCCAGCTTGTTCCACTCGGCCTTTTCGGCTTCCGTGGGCGAATAGGGCGTCATGCGCGGGGGGACCGGAGGATTGGCCTTCGGATTGCCCACGGCGAGCCGCTCGTATGCGGCCTTGTCGGCCGCGCGGATGCTGTTGGTAAGCGCCTTGCCGGTGATGGCGCCGGTCTCTTGCAATGCGGTTTGAACGTCGGCCGGCAGCGATTTGACCTTGGCCGAGGAGAAGACGAGCGCACCAATGGCATAGCTCGACGTGAGCGTATTGATGTGGGTCAATTGCGGTGACCACTGGAGCTGCTCGGCTGCAAGCGAGGGGCTGATGACGACGTTGACGGCTCCAGACGTCAAATTGCCGGTGACCTCTGGAATTTGCACCGCGCGCGGGGTGACCTCACCAATTAAGGAGAAGAGCGTGGGGACGATGGGGTCGCCCTGGAAGTAACAGGTTCCGCGCTTCTTCAGATCGGCCGGCACACGAACGGGGAAGCCCTTCGACATGATGTGCACGACCCCGACGTCGCCCTCGCCCAGGTTCTTGAAGCCGGCCTTCTCGAACTCGGCGTCGATGGTGGGCTTGAGTTTGGTGCGCGCCGCGTCCAGCTTCTCCCACGAGGAGAAGAGCCCGGGGACCTGCAAGATCAACACTTGCTTGTAAATCTGCCCGAGGCCGATGGCGGTGACCGCGGCCCCATCGAGCTGCCCGGTCCGAATTTTTCCGACCATTGCAGCCTCGTCGCCTTGGGTGCCGTTGAAGAAGAACTGGATCTCGGCCGCACCGCCGGTGCGCTCCTTGAACCCCTTCTGCCAAACGGTAAAGACCTTGCCCCACGGGGACTCTTTGGGGGCCAAAGTCCCAATTTTGAGGGTTACTTCCGCTCGCGCCGTCGTCGTTGCCCCCAGGGCACACGTCACGACGGTGATGACCGCGAGCATTACGACCAATCTTCGAAGCATCCACTACCTCCTTCGGGTCGGCACGTTTCCTATGGACGGGGACCACGGCCCTTCCATTCATACACGCCCGCGCGCACGCCGCCGAGGAAGAGAGCGCAACGCAGGCAAACGACCTTAGGTCTTGGACGGAGGATTCGCCTTCGGGGCGGCCGGCGTCGACATATCGAAGCCACAATCCGTCATATGCGCCTTGCCCAGGTATCGCTTGGCGCGGCGTTTCGCCACGGTGTTGGCCAATCGCTGTCCCGGATCCGGATCCTCCGCCGTCAGAACCTCGTTCAGGAGCTTTTCATACAGTGGACGGTCGCCTTTGAGGCAGGCGTAACGCGACGCGTAATTGAGCTGGACCACCAGTGATTTGCGCTGCGTTTTGGCCAGCACGTCCTCGAACATGGTCTTGGACTGATCGAGCTCGGCGACGGCCGAGCGCGCGTGGTACGAGGCAATGGCCGTCTCTGCGCCATGGTGCATGACGTTGGGGTCGAGTTTGCGGCTTCGATCGAGCAGCGCCACGGCCACGAAGAGATCGGCGACCACGGCCGGATCGTCTTTGGCGATGTTGGTGCGGCCGAGCCACCCGTAGCCGAGCCAAAACAGGATTTCGGCGTCTTCCTTGGAGCTGAAGCTTTTATCGAGCCAGGAGCGGAGGGCGGCGTCGTTCTTCTTGGCGTCGTCGAAGCCGCTCTCCCTCTCCTTGAGGAGCTCCACCCCATAAAAGATGGCGCGCTCGTAGGCCATGCGGGTGCGCTTCTTGTGGTACTCGGCCAAATCGTCGTCGCCGGCATCACTGGCGGCTTCGTAGTCGTCTTCGGGGAAGGCGAAGGCATAGCCGACCCAGCCCTTCAAAAGGAGAAAGAGCGCGTCCTCGTTGCTGGGGGCGAGGACGTGCATCCCTTCGAATTGGACCAAACCGGCCGACGCCGCGCTCTTCGCCAGTTCGTAATCGCCAATCGTGTTGAAGGCGTCCGACGCCTCACGGGTCGCCGAAATCTGGGTCTTGGTCGCGATCGCCCGGAAGCAGCCGGTACCAAAAACACCGCTGACGATCGAGAGCACGGCCAACGGCGCGAGCTTTTGGACGAGCGCGCGCGCGCACCCCGCAGAAGTTCGAATCGAGCTCATGTGCAAGGCATACGAGGCACTTCGTAGTTCGTCAACGAATAGACGACTTGAGGCGAGAGGCCATGATCAGCGTACACGCGGCCCGGGTGCGCACCTCGGGATCGGCATCGGCGAGGAGCGGTGCCCCTCGCGCTGCGCGGCCCAAGGCCCCGAGGGCCGCCGCCGCCGATAGGCGCATCGATGGATCCGGCGACTGCAAATCGCGCTCGATCCACGCCTGAACGCGCACGTGCCCGACCATCGCCAGCGCCGAGCGGGCGCGTCCGCCCAGCCGCTGGCGTTGGACGTCGACCGGTGCGCCGTCTTGCGCGGGCAGCGCGCGGAGCTCGAGGGCTTTGATGGCGACCTCGCGGTCGGGGGCGCTCTCCAGCAATCGTGCGTTTGCCGCTATCTCCATTTCGGGATCATCGCCTTTGGCCGATTGGCGAAACGCATCCAGGATATCCGGTTCGGAGGTGGGCGCCATGGCCATCGCGTGAAGTCGATCGCGGCGGGAGCCCTTGGCGATGGTGCGCGCCAGAAGCGCGACCGACGAAGCGCGGATCGGCGGCTCCACGTCTTTGCGTCGGGCGGCTGCGGCCGCCGCCTCCAGGGCACCGGGACCGTGCTCGGCGGCAACCAAGAGACGCAACGGCGCCGCGCCGCCATGCGAATAGACGTTCGGCAGGCTCCAAGCGACCGCGATTTCCTCGCGCACCCCATCGTCCCCGTTGGTCCAGAGATCGCGCAGCTTGGCGACCACCTTTTCGCCGCCGATCCGAGCGAGGGCGCGCACGGCCTCCGAGCGCACGATGCCCTGCGGATCGACGCGGGCCGCGGTCGCGAGCTGCTCCACCTCGCGATCGACGTTGGCGATGTCGCCGTCCGATGCCGCCTCGGCGGAGGCCTGCATGGCCGAGCGGCGCACGCGCGGGCTGCCGTCGAGCATGGCGGCGATCCTTGCGTCTGCATCTTTTTTCCGCGTGAGCCCGCGCACGCCGACGGCGCGCCATGCGTCGCTCGCGTCCGAGGTGAACGAGCGCATGCCGCCGGCGCCGAGCTCCCCCGCGTCGATTCGGGACAGCGCGGCCTCGGCCCCGGCGTCGTCGTGCACGTCCATGCGCGAAGAGAGGACCCCGTCGAGCTCCCGGGCGCAGCCGCTCACGTCGTGGACCCGGGCCACCGCTTGGCTCGGCGGCGCCGAGGCGATCTCCCGCTTGGCCACCCTGCGCGCCAGATCGGTCGCGTCGGCGTTGGAGAGCTTTCCCGCCCGATGCGCCTCGGCAATTCGGGCCCGCAGCGCCGCCCAATCGCCGCGATCGGCCGCCCGCATCGCGGGAGACGCTCCGCAGCCGGTCAGCCCGAGCAGCATCAGCGCGCCTGCCCACATCGCTCTACTCGTCTTTCTCGCGTCTCGGTCGCTCATCTTTTCTTTTTTTATCCG contains these protein-coding regions:
- a CDS encoding TRAP transporter small permease; its protein translation is MDEKNEKRDGALPEEKSETPSEGDAPRHGGARAHLGDGAIASDSAELVPANVAHPAPPPAVSRQGWGAPLAKLDKVWTRFESRLCAWVLVSEIVALCIWIFLKGMAAGYAGGEDKSGLVLRALVGAVVLGTIAHKALKPKSDSDTAAQRRYSIGTTAAVVAGLVLSRAWANWGAGYCSNLLNWMQSASTLTLIGGLRGVATRLTLWLALLGASLATAQGKHINVDVVMRFLTPKLRVPVAVLGWLAAALMCFAGVWGFFDNIAIVDFHAPVDKPCESDPHKDCEVPAGERIAHVEHEIGHDFFLLGRQITLDVKSLPKVLGGTSYNAYLGAEEWNTWLAGSSWKEHYPPEAVDAMRMTEGTRAPIIGIPGAADSAQDLLVKDINFIFPFGLAMIGLRFILRALLALSGHVRVDPDAAHGEEEVEGVQLEKHGLAPASASAGKELSS
- the dctP gene encoding TRAP transporter substrate-binding protein DctP, which gives rise to MLRRLVVMLAVITVVTCALGATTTARAEVTLKIGTLAPKESPWGKVFTVWQKGFKERTGGAAEIQFFFNGTQGDEAAMVGKIRTGQLDGAAVTAIGLGQIYKQVLILQVPGLFSSWEKLDAARTKLKPTIDAEFEKAGFKNLGEGDVGVVHIMSKGFPVRVPADLKKRGTCYFQGDPIVPTLFSLIGEVTPRAVQIPEVTGNLTSGAVNVVISPSLAAEQLQWSPQLTHINTLTSSYAIGALVFSSAKVKSLPADVQTALQETGAITGKALTNSIRAADKAAYERLAVGNPKANPPVPPRMTPYSPTEAEKAEWNKLANETKNKLKGNPFDASLMAQVEAAGK
- a CDS encoding TRAP transporter TatT component family protein; the encoded protein is MSSIRTSAGCARALVQKLAPLAVLSIVSGVFGTGCFRAIATKTQISATREASDAFNTIGDYELAKSAASAGLVQFEGMHVLAPSNEDALFLLLKGWVGYAFAFPEDDYEAASDAGDDDLAEYHKKRTRMAYERAIFYGVELLKERESGFDDAKKNDAALRSWLDKSFSSKEDAEILFWLGYGWLGRTNIAKDDPAVVADLFVAVALLDRSRKLDPNVMHHGAETAIASYHARSAVAELDQSKTMFEDVLAKTQRKSLVVQLNYASRYACLKGDRPLYEKLLNEVLTAEDPDPGQRLANTVAKRRAKRYLGKAHMTDCGFDMSTPAAPKANPPSKT
- a CDS encoding HEAT repeat domain-containing protein, with protein sequence MWAGALMLLGLTGCGASPAMRAADRGDWAALRARIAEAHRAGKLSNADATDLARRVAKREIASAPPSQAVARVHDVSGCARELDGVLSSRMDVHDDAGAEAALSRIDAGELGAGGMRSFTSDASDAWRAVGVRGLTRKKDADARIAAMLDGSPRVRRSAMQASAEAASDGDIANVDREVEQLATAARVDPQGIVRSEAVRALARIGGEKVVAKLRDLWTNGDDGVREEIAVAWSLPNVYSHGGAAPLRLLVAAEHGPGALEAAAAAARRKDVEPPIRASSVALLARTIAKGSRRDRLHAMAMAPTSEPDILDAFRQSAKGDDPEMEIAANARLLESAPDREVAIKALELRALPAQDGAPVDVQRQRLGGRARSALAMVGHVRVQAWIERDLQSPDPSMRLSAAAALGALGRAARGAPLLADADPEVRTRAACTLIMASRLKSSIR